The following proteins come from a genomic window of Salvia hispanica cultivar TCC Black 2014 chromosome 4, UniMelb_Shisp_WGS_1.0, whole genome shotgun sequence:
- the LOC125221047 gene encoding protein LURP-one-related 15-like: protein MTTQQSTGYNEVAVIDKKFCLPRSIDLTISKNIWKIGQANFVVTKSNGEIIFKIHGAIFSFNTTRVMYDAVGMPIVTLRKKTFNLLSTWQVFRGEGKDQKDLIFSVRRSSFFQLKTKLSVFVAENSDVCDYTVQADWFQRFCQVYFGDSTNTKLAQVDKNLSVDSLITGGDRFKVKVYPNVDCAFIVALIVILDEITSQAKRSSNNKEKR from the exons ATGACAACACAACAATCAACAGGTTACAACGAAGTTGCAGTGATCGATAAAAAGTTTTGCCTTCCTAGATCCATTGATCTAACTATTTCCAAAAACATTTGGAAGATAGGTCAAGCAAATTTTGTTGTAACAAAATCCAATGGAGAGATAATCTTCAAAATCCATGGAGCAATCTTCAGCTTCAACACAACGAGGGTCATGTATGATGCTGTAGGCATGCCTATTGTCACGCTTCGAAAAAAG ACATTCAATTTATTATCCACATGGCAAGTATTTAGAGGTGAAGGAAAAGATCAAAAAGACTTGATTTTTAGTGTGAGGAGGTCTTCCTTTTTCCaattgaaaactaaattatCAGTGTTTGTAGCTGAAAATAGCGATGTTTGTGATTACACGGTGCAAGCGGATTGGTTTCAAAGATTTTGCCAAGTTTATTTCGGTGATTCTACCAACACAAAATTAGCCCAA gtGGACAAGAATTTATCGGTAGATAGTTTAATTACCGGTGGAGATAGATTTAAGGTGAAGGTGTACCCGAACGTTGATTGTGCATTCATAGTCGCTCTTATAGTCATTCTTGATGAGATCACCTCACAGGCTAAAAGAAGCTCCAACAATAAGGAAAAACGTTAG